One genomic segment of Sminthopsis crassicaudata isolate SCR6 chromosome 2, ASM4859323v1, whole genome shotgun sequence includes these proteins:
- the FEM1B gene encoding protein fem-1 homolog B: MEGLAGYVYKAASEGRVLTLAALLLNRSESDIRYLLGYVSHQGGQRSTPLIIAARNGHAKVVRLLLEHYRVQTQQTGTVRFDGYVIDGATALWCAAGAGHFEVVKLLVSHGANVNHTTVTNSTPLRAACFDGRLDIVKYLVENNANISIANKYDNTCLMIAAYKGHTDVVKYLLEQHADPNAKAHCGATALHFAAEAGHLEIVRELVRWKAAMVVNGHGMTPLKVAAESCKADVVELLLSHADCDRKSRIEALELLGASFANDRENYDIMKTYHYLYLAMLERYQDRENIIEKEVLPPIDAYGNRTECRNPQELESIRQDRDALHMEGLIVRERILGSDNIDVSHPIIYRGAVYADNMEFEQCIKLWLHALHLRQKGNRNTHKDLLRFAQVFSQMIHLNEPVKAKDIESVLRCSVLEIEQGMSRMKSTQDADIHTALDNYECNIFTFLYLVCISTKTQCSEEDQSRINKQIYNLIHLDPRTREGSSLLHLAVNSNTPVDDFHTNDVCSFPNALVTKLLLDCGAEVNAVDSEGNSPLHIIVQYNRPISDFLTLHSIIISLVEAGAHTDMTNKQKKTPLDKSTTGVSEILLKTQMKLSLKCLAARAVRIYNINYQNQIPRTLEEFVEFH; encoded by the exons ATGGAGGGCCTGGCCGGCTATGTGTACAAGGCGGCCAGCGAGGGGAGGGTGCTGACCCTGGCCGCCCTGCTCCTGAACCGGTCCGAGAGCGACATCCGCTACCTGCTGGGCTATGTCAGCCACCAGGGAGGGCAGCGCTCCACGCCGCTCATCATCGCGGCGCGCAACGGGCATGCCAAGGTGGTGCGCCTGCTGCTGGAGCACTACCGAGTGCAGACCCAGCAGACTGGCACCGTCCGCTTCGACGG TTATGTCATTGATGGAGCCACCGCTCTCTGGTGTGCAGCAGGAGCTGGACATTTTGAAGTTGTCAAACTTCTAGTCAGTCATGGAGCCAACGTGAACCATACTACAGTAACCAACTCGACACCCTTGCGGGCTGCATGCTTTGATGGCAGATTGGACATCGTTAAATATCTGGTAGAAAATAATGCCAATATCAGCATTGCCAACAAATATGACAACACTTGCCTTATGATTGCAGCTTATAAAGGACACACGGATGTGGTCAAGTATCTTTTAGAACAACATGCAGATCCCAATGCCAAAGCACATTGTGGGGCTACGGCATTACACTTTGCAGCAGAAGCTGGGCACTTGGAGATTGTACGAGAGTTGGTGAGGTGGAAAGCTGCAATGGTGGTGAATGGCCACGGAATGACTCCATTAAAAGTAGCTGCTGAAAGCTGTAAGGCAGATGTTGTTGAATTATTACTTTCTCATGCTGATTGTGACCGAAAAAGTAGAATTGAAGCTTTGGAACTTTTGGGTGCCTCATTTGCAAATGACCGAGAGAACTATGACATAATGAAGACATACCACTATTTATATTTAGCGATGTTGGAGAGATATCAAGATCGTGAAAACATTATTGAAAAAGAGGTTCTTCCACCCATTGATGCTTATGGAAATAGAACTGAATGCAGAAATCCTCAGGAACTAGAGTCCATTAGGCAAGATAGAGATGCTCTTCACATGGAAGGCCTGATAGTTCGTGAACGGATTTTAGGCTCAGACAATATTGATGTTTCTCATCCTATCATTTACCGGGGGGCTGTTTATGCTGATAACATGGAATTTGAACAGTGTATCAAGTTGTGGCTTCATGCTTTGCATTTGAGGCAAAAAGGTAACAGAAATACTCATAAAGATCTTTTAAGGTTCGCTCAAGTTTTCTCACAGATGATTCATCTGAATGAACCGGTAAAGGCCAAGGACATAGAAAGTGTTTTGAGATGTAGTGTTTTAGAAATAGAACAAGGGATGTCTAGGATGAAAAGTACTCAAGATGCTGATATCCACACCGCCCTGGACAACTATGAAtgcaatatttttacctttttatatttggTGTGCATCTCCACAAAAACACAGTGCAGTGAGGAAGATCAGTCAAGAATTAACAAGCAGATTTACAACTTGATTCACCTTGATCCCAGAACTCGAGAAGGGTCAAGCTTATTGCATCTTGCTGTCAACTCTAATACCCCGGTAGATGACTTCCACACAAATGATGTCTGCAGCTTTCCCAATGCACTAGTCACTAAACTGCTTTTAGACTGCGGTGCTGAGGTGAATGCTGTTGACAGTGAAGGAAATAGTCCCCTTCATATTATCGTTCAGTACAACAGGCCCATCAGTGATTTTTTGACCTTGCATTCTATCATCATTAGCCTAGTGGAAGCTGGCGCTCACACCGACATGACAAACAAACAGAAGAAGACTCCGCTAGACAAAAGTACAACGGGGGTGTCTGAAATATTACTTAAAACTCAAATGAAGCTGAGCCTTAAGTGCCTGGCTGCCCGAGCAGTTCGGATTTATAACATTAACTACCAAAACCAGATCCCCAGAACTCTTGAAGAGTTTGTTGAATTTCATTAG